The nucleotide window AAGGCGAGCGACGTCATCGCGCGTACGGCGGTGCGAAGACATGATGGGATGGTTCAGGGCCTGCCCCAAGCTAGAAAGCACTTCGGAGCGCTGATCGTTTCGGCCAAATGGGGCAACAGAACGGCCCAGCGGGTACTTTCGGGCGCCGATTGCATCAGTCCGCCAGTGTCCAGATCATGCCCGCGCAAATTTTTGCTGGTGTCTTTGCGGATCGCCCAACACCGGATCACATACTGCCAATCGGCCGTGGTTGCGAGAACGCTTCTCTCGCCCCCGTGCTGGCCAACGGCAGACACTCGAACGCGGTAGCCCCACGAACAAGACGTCTCAATGTCAATCTTGCAAATTCCGTGGTATGCTTTCTCGTGTGGAGGCCGATTCCGGTCTGCGCAGTAAGCGATCTCATTTGAGATTTAACGGAGGGGCATATGGCCAAGAAAGCGAAGAAGGCGAAGAAGACCACTGTGAAAAAGGCCAAAAAGAAGAAGATGAAGAAGTAAGTCTTCGACGACCTTCTGCTCGTTCCGAGCAAGATGCCTGCTTGGCAACGTTTGCACTCGTCGACCTCGCTTTGATCTGAATGGACCGATCAATGGTTGGGCCGGACCGCATGGCGCCTTGGGCACCGTGCAGTCCGGCTCTCAAATTCTTACAGTCATTTCCCGCAGCTCTGCCCTGAGTTGGCCGAGGCCTCTAATGCAATCCATTCATCACCGTCAGGACGTTCGATAGCAGGACGCCAGTCGACATCAGCGCGGCAAGGCTGATGATCATTTGCGCCAGGCAAGTGCGCTTAAGCGTCACCGCTTGTGGATCGGGAAACAACATGAACGGACTCGCCATCGTCAGCTCCGTGAAGCGGTGAACGCGTTTGTAGTGGCCGAGAAATAGGGTGAGTCGCGCCGATCGCGATGCAGTATATTTGTCACCTATAAGGTTGACTCTTCACCGACTCGGCTGCGGCCAACTCGGGGGCACGAATTGAGACGCCGCGCCGAATCGGTTGGCTTAAGTTCAGGTAAACAAAAGATTAACGGCTTCCGTCGCGCGGCTAAAAGGCCCCGCCCGAGTGGGTCGGGCGGGGCTCGGTGGAGAGAACCTCAGTCGCCGTTCTTCCGCGGCCGCGACCAGAGCAGGGCATGACCTTCGCCTTCATCCTCGAACAGGTTCGCATAGATCGGCGCGTTGAACGAAGGATCATCGAGCTTGAGCGAAAGGTAGTCGCGGCCCTCCTCTGAGCGCTTCGACCAGGCTGCCCCGATCTCGGCCCGGCCGACGTAGACGCGGTGGCTGGGCGCGTTCTCGTTTGTGCGGTTGGGCTCGGCGACGATGCGGACGCCCTTCGCCTGCACGCTCAGGGTGACGATCTCGCCCTGAAAATCGTTGCCGACCTTTTTAAAGGAACCGATGTTAGCCATGTCACTTCTCCTTGAGTTTTCGAGCCCGCGACCACCGCAGCCTCGATGGCGATCGAGAGGCCGAATGACGATCGGCGACGCACCCGCTCGCGGGCCGGAGCGTAGCGAAGGACGCTAGCCGGAAGACTTTCTTGGCTCGCGAGGAATGGGCGTCAGCCCAGGGGAAGAAAGTCTTAACGGCGGCGTTGCGGCTCAGACGATCGAGGCGGAGCCGGTCTTCGGCCAGATCCAGCCATCAAGAGGCAAGGTGCGTCCGTGCGCTGAACAGCCTTAAAGGAGACGGGCGGCGGACGTCGGTCGTCCTGTACAAGAGGTCGAGAGGTTCAGGCGAAGAAAGGAAACAACGTACGGGAAAAGTCGGGCGTTGGCCGCCCCGAAATAGCCGTTAGAGAACGCCCGCCTCGACACTCACGGGGTCCGCGAATGATCGGCATAATGGCCGTGTAGTGCTCTGAGGAGACCGCCTCTCGCTGCGATGCCCGTCGTTGGCGATCTCGACGCGCCTAATGATCGAGGAGAACCCTGGGCGTCGAGCCGAAGGGCTATAACCGCCCTGGCCGCGAGAACTGGTTGACGTTCGGTTCGCCCTGCCCTGACTGACTGAAGCGGGCCAAGCTCGGCCAAGACGGTCATGCCGCCCGCCCCCGTGTCACCGATGAAGATCGAACCGATGCAGCAAAAGATCTCGCGCCAGACCGGGGATGGCATCCCAACGTACGATATCCGAGAATCACATGATAACCGGCAACGGCCGCCGGAATGGCAAAGACTGCCGCGATGACGGCGCGCAAGACGAATGACAGCGCCAGGGCAAAGGTGATCTGACCGATGAGGAGCATCAGCGCGGCGGCAGCGATGCCGACGAGCAACCTGCCGATGGTGCCCCGCGCACCATGAAATACCATCACGCCGGCAGTGAACCTAACCAGCAATGGAAGGGCGTCTACAGCGAGAGCAAAGATCGGAGTAGAATAGGCCGATGCGAAGGTATTGAGGAAGTCCGAGAGCAATTCGCGCCTTCCACCAACACCTGGACGCGAGGTTACTGAAGCCGGAACTAGTAAGAAGTGCGGCTCACTGTCTAACCACATTCCAGGTGGCGAATGTGCTCGGGGGCGCGATTGCGTCGGTTCCGACGCTTGCCCTATGCAGGGAGTTTTCGAAATCGGCATGGACGGCGATCACGCGCCGCCATCGCCAAACTTCCAGACCGGGATGCCGAGCCGTTTCGCCTTGTCGGCGAGATTGCTCTGGATGCCAGTGCCGGGGAAGACCATGACGCCGATCGGCAGGATCTCCAGCATCGCGTCATTACGCTTGAACGGTGCGGCCTTGGCGTGCTTGGTCCAGTCGGGCTTGAAAGCAATCTGAGGCACCTTGCGATTGGTCGCCCATTTGGCGGCGATCAGTTCGGCGCCTTTCGGCGAGCCGCCATGTAGCAGCACCATGTCAGGATGCTTGCCGTGGACCTTGTCAAGTCGATCCCAGATCAGATGATGGTCGTTGAAGTCGAGCCCACCGGTCAGGGCAATTTTGGGGCCGGCCGGCAGCAATACTTCGGTCTCCGCCCGGTGTTTGGCGACGAGGAAATCCCTTGAGTCGATCATCGCCGCAGTAAGCTTCCGATGATTGACCAGCGATCCAGAGCGAGGACGCCAGGGCGAGCCGGTATGGACCTGGAAGTGCTCGATGGATTGATCGCGGAAGAGTTCCATGCAGTTGCGACGTTCGACCAGCGTGATGCCTTCGGCCGTGAGCCGCTCGAGTTCGACCGATCTGATTTCCGAGCCGTCCTGCTCACGCTGGCTCTTCCGCTGCGCTTGCTCGTTATCGTCGAGCTCGCGCTCGATGCGCTCTGTTGCACGGTGGAACAGGTTGACCGTCGACCAGAGCAGGTCATCGAGATCCGGCTCGAGGCGAGTGTCGCTCAGGGTTGCGACGAGGGCGTCGAACATATCGGCGACAGCACCCGCGATCATCTTGCCTTCGGGAAGCGGCCTCGGGTCTGGCTCGTCGTTGAAAGGCCGGTAGCCAAAGAGCTGAAGTTCGCTAATGACGTGATCCATCGGGAATGAGCCGTGCGTTGGTTCGAAATCGAGGTCGTTGCGATCGGTTGTCATGGTCGAGGTCCTTTGCCCGGATCGGCCGCGCCCATCGCGGCCTTCGTGGCGATCACCTGACGGCGGGCGGAACGGACCAGAACCCGAAGCAAAGCGAAGGGCCGCAGCGACAGCGGAGGATGGCGAAGTCCGGCTATTTTGCTTCGCGATGCAAAGGCGCGTGGCGGGGGCCCCGCGAAGCTTTCTTCGTGGGGTGAACACCGCCGGCGGAAAATAGCCGGGCGCAGCCATTGCCGGTCCGGTCCGAATGCTGTCCGATCGCCCTCTAGAAGGCCAGGGCGCGGCCTCTCCTCGGCACCATGGACCTCTACCATCGACCTACTGTGAGGACGTCGCTGGCAACGCCGGCTGTTATCCATTCTCCGCCATAACCAAGAAGCGGGTAACGTCCTGCGGCGCGAGTTGAATGCGCATAGCCGCTCGAAGCTCGTGGATGCCGAACGTGCGGAGATCGTCATTAAAATCTCCCAACCGAGGAGACAAAGCGATCGCCACGATACCAGCAGCCTCCGAGCGCTGCCTGAGGGCAGCCGTCGCCGCGTGTCCCGCTGCATCCGCATCCCGGACGATGTAGAGGCGACGCAGCGTCGGCGGGAGCAGCATGGCAGCGAGGTGATTGGCCGATAGTGCGGCGGCCATTGGCAAGGTAGGCAGTGCGTAGCGCAGCGACAGGATGGTTTCGATCCCTTCGCCCGCGACAAGCACATCATTCGCCGTACCGAAACGAACTGCGTTGCCGAGCAGATCGCCCATTGCCCGTCGTGGTGTGTCGATCGGCGCCTTGCCGAGCCTGATCGGGTCAAACCCCTCAGGATTGAGCCAGGTCCGGTGCGCGCCTGTTATCCGGCCATCGAGATCGGTGACGCGGGCAATCATTGCAGGCCAAATCTCGGTCCGCGCGTCCTCATCCGGACGATAGTAGCAGCGTGGGTGGAAGCGCAGGCTCGCTCCGTAGTGCAGCTCGAAAATGGCGCGTCCGCGCAAATATGCCTCCACGAGGGTCCCATCGATCGGCCGAGATATCGCGAACAGCCGCCGCGCCGCTTCCGGCGATCCTGCCTTTACTGTTGCGCCGACCGGCTTCGTTGGGAGATCTGGGTGCGGTCGAGGGAGCTTAAGGAAGCGCGTTGCCTCGTCCACGACATCGCGGAATTCTATGAAGCCGCAGGTTTCGCGGATGATGTCGAGGAGATCACCATGTTCGCCCGTGGCGGCGTCGGTCCATTTGCCCGCAGGTCCCTTCGGAGATTTCTGTAACCGCACGAACATCGAGCGGCCTGGCGTGTTGCGGACATCGCCGACCAGCCAATAGCGCCCCATGCGCCGACCATTGGAGAGATAGTGGCGGCACACCGCCTCGGCCTCGCGCGCGAGGCGGTGTGCCAGTTCGGAAGCGTCGAACGGCATCAGACGGCCTCGCAGTGGGCGGGTTCTTCCGCCGGGCTCGAGGCGAGATCAGGCAAGAACGCGAGCAGATAATCCGCGACTTTGCTGGCCTGCGAAGCGGCGCGGACGATCGCGCGATTGTCTTCGCGGAGCACCTCAAGCCACGAACCAATGTAGTCCGCATGCCGCACGGTCGGCACGATGCCGAGCGAAGCACAGCAGAATGCGCCGGATATCTCCGCGATGATTTCCTCGAAGGCGTATTTCTTGGTGCCGTAACTTCCGGATAGATCCCGGTTGAGCCGTGAGAAATGGCCGCTGGCATGAGCCAACTCGTGCAGAGCCGTGCGATGCCAATTGATCGGCTCAAAGTAGGCAGCCGGAAATGGCACCTGAACGTAGTCCTCAGAGGGACAATAGAAAGCTCGGTTACCTCCGATTCGAAGATCGATGCCGCTGGCACTAATCAGCGCTTCGACTTGCGGCTCGATCATGTGAAGTAACGCGAGAGGCGCCATAGTCGACACCTCGGCTGGCAGCCCGTCACATTGGTCGGTATTGAAGACCGTAAAACGTTTCAGAAAGGGAATCGCTTGGGCTTCGTCGGCCGCCTCAATCGCCCGCTTCCTCTCCTCTTCGGGCACGAAGCGGTCAGCATAGACGACGGTCGTTCCTCGCTCTCCTTTGCGGACGTGGCCACCCAGCGACAATGCCTGCCGGAAGGTGAGCCAGCTCTGGCCGGAGAAGCCCCGCTCGACCACAGCGCTCCAGAGGATCAGGATGTTAATGCCGCTATATCGCCGATGTGTTGCTGCATTGTAAGGCATGGCAAGCGGCGCCTTCGCCGCAGCCGTTCCCCACGGCTGGACCCAGGGCACACACCCCGCCTCTAGTTCGGCAATGAGTCTATTCGTGATCTCGTCATAAAAATTGGTCCGGCTGGGGCTGCTCTGCGAAACTTGGTTGTGCCTGGACATCGCGGTTCTCCGCGACGGGCACCGCGAGCCTCTCTCGCGGCCATAAACCCGTCACGGCAATCCAGGCCGCCACTCTTGGCTCTCTGGAGATCTCCTCGTCTCGGCCATCTCGGTGCGTCTCGACCGTGAATGCGATCCAGAGTCCCATCCTTCTCAAAGCCCAGGTCGTGGAAACCGTGTGACCTCCTTCAACGCCCGGCGAGTGGGTTACGCGATAAGGAGATGAAGCTTATGTTGCTGACATCGAAATCGTGCGCGAGTATCGCGACGTTCTGACTCTAAGTGCGAATTTGCGATCCGATCGAAATGCGTAGCATGGGCACACGCCGATGACGCACGGGCGTTGTCTAATTGCGGGCGCAGGGTCAACTTTTGTGGCTCTCAGCCCCCCGAGACCATAGACCTCGGCAGCATGGACGGGCGGCCTCAGTTAGTTTGCTGTAAGCGCGGCATGGACCGTGAAATACTCTTGCAGCAGTTGGCGGTAGCCCACCGCAAGTCGCCCAGGGCGCCGCGCGCATTGCCAAAAAAGGAAGTGCCTTCAACCTGGATTAGGTCGTGGGGCAAGGTCCGGATGCATCAGCCCCTCGATCGTTGTCCGCTTTCTGACAGCGGCACACAAACCTGTGAGATTCAAAACATCGTGCACCGTTTGCGCATCGCGAACTGTTTCAAAGCACAATCAGGCGCTTAATGCGCGCGAGGAGCGCTGGCACGGCCGTTGCTCTATCTCACCGTAGGGCAATAAGGACCAATGAACATGAACGGCACGACAGGATCTTGGATCTACGGAAGAAAGCGCTGATGCCGAGGAAAGAACAGACCAAGGCCAAAGAATTTCGCGGCACTTCGATCCAGGGCGGTTTTGGGAGCATATCACAGAACGCGATAGTTGCGGCTAGAAGGGCCAGGCAAGACAATGACGGCCAGTGCCGTTGACGTATGCGTCGTTGGGAGTGGTGCCAGTGGCTCGATAGTTGCCCACGAGATCGCTCGAAACGGATTCCGAGTGCTCGTCCTTGAAGAAGGCCGGACGCTTCTCCCCGGCGCCTCACTGGCGACTGTCCAAAGTGGCTTCGATGACGCCTTGGTGCCCTCTCCTGCCGGGACGTTGACGCCGTTCGGGCGCCCCTGGAGCGTGTCGGCACTCGGCGGTGGAATGACGCTGTATGCCGGGATCGCCTTCCGTTATCGGACCGTCGATTTTGACGCGCGAGCGCATGTGGCCGCGGACGCGCTCGACCCAGTCTGGCCGATCGACTACGCCGAACTACGCCCCTATTACGAGGAGCTCGAACGGCGGATGGGGGTGGCCCGGCTCCCTGGCGCGGACCCGCTCGAACCGCCCAGCGATCCCGCCGTGCTGCCGCCGCACGAGTACAGCCCACAGGGCCTGTTGATCGCCAAGGCGGGCGGACGCCTAGGCCGGCTGCCGTTCCCCACCCCGCTGGCTATCAACTCGTTGCCCTATGGCGGCCGCCCGGCGTGTCACTGCTGCGGCCCGTGCAATGAACACCTGTGTCCGACCGGTGCGAGGGCCGACGCGCGGTCCCCATTCATTGACGTGCCCCTGCCGCCCGGCGCACTGACAGTCGCCCTGGGCAGCAAGGCCGTGCATATCGGCCTGGGCAACGTAAGCCGCGCGGACTCGGTGGAATGGCTGGACACCGTCACCAGTCAACGCGCTCGGGTCCGCGCCCGTTGCGTGGTGCTCACCGGCAACGCGGTGCAGTCTGCCGCCCTGCTGCTACGGTCGGCGCAGTCCGCGGCGCCCAACGGCATCGGCAACGCCACTGGCATGGTCGGCAGCGGCATCTCGTTCAAAATCAGTGGCTACGTGTCCGGCAGCACCACGCTGGACCGGCTGCCCGCGCGGTCGCCGGGCGGCCCGTTCTCCACGGTCGCAATGTCGGATCACTACCTCGACGACGAGGCGCCCTCCGGGCTGGGCGGAATGATCTACGAAGCCAGTCCTGCCGAACAGGCGGTTTGTGACGGCACTATAGCGCTACGGCTTCATTTCCTGGCGGCCGATCAGCCCATGCGCAAAAATACGGTCCGACTGGCCAACAGTCGAGATCGGCTAGGTCTGCAGAAAATCATTCTTGAATACTGGACTCATCCGCTGGACAAACGCCGATTAGGCTATTTGTCCCGACGCGCGTCGGAATTGCTGGCCGAAGCCGGCGTGAAAAAAGTCGATTACCAGGATTCCAACTATCAGTTCGGTCGCGGGCATCTGCATGGCGGCTGTCGAGCAGGGGTCGATCCAACAGAGTCTGTAGTCGACCGCTGGGGTCGGGTGCACGACATCGACAATCTCTATGTCGCGGACGGCGGGTTCTTTCCGTATTCCGGAGGCGTCAACCCGACCTTCACTATTCAGGCGAACGCGCTGCGGATCGCTCGAAGAATCGCCACGCAGCTCGCCTAACCGACCATGGGCGGAGAATCAACCGGAGATCGTTCATGTCCATGAACACGCCCAGTGGCACCTTGGCCGCGACCGACGCGCAAAAAACCGCACTCCGCCGCGCGCTGCGGATCACCGCGTCGGAGAAATGGGATCTCAACCGGCGTTTTCCAGTGGTGATGAGCCGCGCGTCCGGCGCGCATGTCTGGGATGTTAATGGAAAACAATACGTGGATTTCACCTCATGTAGCGGGGCCGCGCCGTTGGGAGCCGGATACGAACCTGTGCTTGCGCACGTCGCCACGGAAATGCGCCGCACCGGCGGCATCCTACCCGGGCCGTTGTCCGTGCACCGGGTCGAGTTGGCCGAACGGCTCGCGGAAATCTTCCCGGTCGCGCAACGCTCGGTGTTCTTCCGCACCGGCTCATGCGCCACCACCGCCGCAGTCCGCCTCGCCCGCGCGCACACCGGCGTCAACCTGGTGCTTACTAGCGGATATCACGGCTGGCACGACTGGCACTTACAGGACCGGCCAGCGATGGGGCTGCCCAGGCGGGACCCGGACAGCGTGGAGTTCCGCTACGACCTGGACCTGCTTGAGAAAGTGGCCAGCGCCCAGCGCGTCGCCGCGGTGATCATCACCCCCGAGGTCAACTTCTTCCCTGCCGAATACCACCGACGATTGCAGACGCTGGTGCACCAGCACGGTGCCCTGTTGATCCTGGACGAGGTTATGACCGGTTTCCGCTACGCCCTCGGCGGATACCACACCGCAGTCGGCCTCACGCCCGACCTGATCACGCTGAGCAAAGGACTGGCGAACGGCATGGCGCTATCTGCGGTGGCCGGTCGGGCGGACGTGCTCAACGCCACCGAAAAGACCTACCTGGGCAACACCTATCAGCGTGAGGTTACCCCGTTTGCGGCCGCGCTGAGCACCCTAGACGCGCTGCGCGACGGGACGGCGCTGGCGCGGATGCGTCAGGTTGGCGAGCAACTCATCAACGGGCTCAACGAGGTCTTCGTCGGCCAGCAGGTCGAGGCGTGGGCGTTCGCCTGGCCCACCATGTTCGACGTCATGTTTGCCGACGCCGAACTCGGCCACGCGTTCTTCCAGGAGATGTGGTCGCGGGGCTTCCTCATGCAGTACGGCGGCCGGTTCATGCCATCCGCGGCACTGTCCGACGCTGACGTACGGGCCGCGATCGAAGCCGCCGGACAGGCTTTGCCGGCGGCACTGGCGCGAGTGGATAGCACCGGCAGCGACCCGGATCCGGTGGCCGCCGCCGTGCGGTTCGCCGGTGATCATTTCGTGGCGACCCCGGATTCCGTCCGGCTCTGGTTCACTGCGCCCAGCCGCCCATGAACACCAGCTGTCAAACAGGGGACACCGCTATGTCCGAGGCCAACCCATTTCCCACTTCGCCGGTTCTGCTCGGCGGCGACAACAGGTCCGGCACGACCTTGCTGAGCGTCGTGCTGGACTCTCATCCCGATCTGGTGATCGGGCCGGAGATCGACTTCCTGGAGCCGCCAAATCTCGGTCCACACATCCTGCGCGCGATTGACCTGCTGGATGCCCGCGACCCCAAGGTGATCGGCACCACAAAAAGCACGACCGATCCATTCTGGTACGACGGCGTGCACTTCGCGGTGCAGTGTCGACGCTTTGGCCTGGAGTTCGACGACGTGCGCGAGCTGGTCACCAAGGTAATGGCCGAGGTGGCCAATGACATTGTGTCGTTCGCCGACCGGTGCCGGCTGATCAACGAGATCGGTGAGTTCCGCAGGGCTCAGACCGGAGCCCGGCGGTGGGGACTAAAACTACAGCGCAAGATCGCTCAGGTCGATTCTTACGCCCGGCTGTGGCCGAGGGCGCATTTCGTGCACATCGTGCGCGACGGTCGGGACCTGGCCGCCTCGCACCTGAAAACCGTGCCGGATTGGGGTTACCGGACCGCCGCCGAAGCCGCGCGGGGCTGGCTTGAAGTGGTTTCCCGGCCGCATCGGGTCGCGCCGCCGGACCGCTACCTCGAGCTGCGCTACGAGGATCTGGTAAGTCGTCCTCGACCCACCCTGACCCAAATCCTGGACCACCTCGGCTTGCCTTGGGACGAGGCCGTGCTGCGGCACGCCGAGTATCAGCACGCGCTCTTCGACCATCCGTACGGCCACCCGGCGGCCGAATCCGCTGGCAAACCGCTGCACTCGGGCCGGCTCGGTCGCTACGCCGAGGATCTGACGCGCGCTCAGATCGCGGAGTTCGAGCGGATCGCCGGCAGTGAACTGGCCCGGCTGGGCTATCCATCGGCCCCGACCTTGACCGTCGAAGCGTGAGCCGCGCCCACTGTTCCGCCGCCCTGCTCCGACTGCCGCGCGGCTACCTGGCGCTGCTCGTTGGCCAGACCGTGTCGTTGCTGGGCTCCCAGGTGACTATGCTGGCGCTGCCGCTTACCGCGATCACTCTGCTGGGCGCGGGACCCGTGCAGACCGGGCTGCTGCTGGCTTGCGGTCGGGCGCCGTACCTGTTGGCGGGCCCGTTCGCCGGCGTCATCGTGGACCGCCTCCCGCACCGGTGGATCCTGTTGATCGCCAACTTCGTGATGGCGGCAACGCTGGCCACGATTCCGCTGCTGGCCGGCCTTGGACATCTCGGAATGGTCCAGCTGTGTACGGCGACGGCGCTGGTCGGGGTGGCGGCGGTGAACGCCGAGGTGGCCTATCTGGCGTGCGTACCTACGGTGGTGGACCGGACTCAGCTGGTCCAGGCGCAGAGTTTGTTGGAGCTCAGCCAGGCGAGCGCGTTGGCAGCGGGTCCGTTCTTGGCCGGCTGGTTGGTGAGCGCGTTCTCCGCGCCGACCGCGATCCTGGCCGACTCGGCCTCGTTCCTGCTCGCCGCCGCGTTGCTGTCGCTCGTGCCGATGCGCGCGGCCGCGCGATCAGCGGCCGGGTCGACCCAGCTACTCGGCCAAATGGCCGAAGGGCTGACCACCGTGTTCGGCAACCCGATTCTGCGGGCAGTCACGTTGGCCACTGGCACCTTCATCTTTTGGTACAACGCATATTCGGCGGTCTTCCTGCTGCACCTGACGAAAGATCTGGGTTTGGAGGGCGGGACTGTCGGCGTGGTGCTCGGCATCGGTGCACTCGGTGGCGTCGTCGGCGCAGTCACCGCACCGTGGGCGGGACGCGCGATCGGCCTCGGGCCGGTGCTGATGGTCGCGCTGGCGCTCAGCGCTGGAGGCATGAGCGTGGCGGCGCTTCTCACCCGGCCGTGGTGGGCCGCGGTGGTGTGCGTGGCACTGTCTCAGTTCCTGCTGTCGGTTGGCCAAGGGATTTACAACGTGCAGCAGGTCCCCATTCGATATGCGCTGGCCCCGCACCGGCTGCAGGGCCGGGTGAACGCGAGCATCCGGAGCGTGGTGTGGGGGCTGGCGCCACTGGGCGCGCTGGTCGGCGGCGCGGCGGGTGCCGCATCGGGCCTGCGTGCCACGTTGCTGGCCAGCAGCGTTCTGGGCGCGGCGTCGGTGCTGTGGATCTGGCGGTCGCCGCTGCGCCACACGCACAGTTTGCGTCTCTGACCAGCGGACAGGACCGCTTATGGAGATCAAAACACTGGACGAGCTTGGCCTTCACCCGGGCCGGCTGACTGTGTGGCGGATCAAACGTGCCCGATCCTACCTGGCGCCCCGACCCGCGGGCGACGGTCTCACGTTGCTTCCACTTCGCGATAGTCTTCTGGCCCTCGCCTCCGTTCAGATGCTCCCGGGGCAGCAAAGATGCCAGCGAGTAATTCTAGCTGCCCGTCGACTTCTGGATCATCTCGTAGACGATGACTCTAACTCCCGATCATCTACCCACCGCGCCGCATGTCCCGCGACGAGAGCGGGCCGCTGCATCGACGTGGGCACGAGCAAGTTCGACGAGATGGTCACTGACGGCCGCATGCCACGCCCTAAGCGCGTTAACGGTCGTGTGATTTGGGACCGCTTATGGCTTAACACCGATGCCGCCGCCATCCCTGAGGACACAGAACTATGTCCAACATTAGGAGGGACGACGAAACAGGCTATGTTGGCCTCGCCCTCACCACCGAAAACAAGGACCCTAAGGGGCTGAAGAGATTCGGCGACTTCGTCAATTGCGAGGCGGTAGCAATCGGTCTCGGCGGCGCTCTCGTTCCCAATAAGGCGGAGTCGGTGCGGCCGCTTGCGCTTTAAGCAGCCGGCCCTTCTTCGCCGTATTTGCACGTCGCCAGGATGGGCAGGACGGCAGATCTTCAGTGCGGACCAATGGACTTTAGCAGTTCGCACTGATCAGTGAAGTTAGCCCAACGTTCGACTTTACATCAGCAACTCCGATTAGTTTGAGACCCGCTCCTGAAAGCCGATCCCGAAGAGGGCACGAATACGATGCATCAAGTTGTACACGCGGGCGGCGACTACGGCGGCGAACTGACCGACGCCAGCTGTGCAAGCGGGCCGACCGCCGCGCGAGACTTCGATCCGTGCCCTTTTTCGCAGAAGCCGCGATGATGACGCGCAGAACAACCTGAGAGCTCCGCTCCAAAAATCGACTCCCGCTCAATGGCTTCTTCATGCACGACCCCCACGGACCAAGCGATAGGGGCCGACACCTTGTGCGGCTCGAGCCAGTCCCTGCCGCACGCGCATCAAAAACCCTTTCGATGAGCACCTAAGCTCGCGGAAGCGATACCTCTTCTCGAGTCATCGTCTGCGCATCGTAAATTCTGACCTGAAGCATTGGAAAGCGCTTCTTCAGATCTTCTGCCCCTGTCTTTGCTCCGACTTTGGTCATAAATTCGGCTTTCAATCGACCATCCACTTCAAGCGCGTACCCTGACGTGGGCAGTTCGCGGGCGGCAGCAACCATTTCGTTTCTCCGTCGCACTGGGATTGTTGGAGGATAATAGCCTAGCGTGAGTCGCTCAAATCGCGCCAGCGGCAGAATGAGTCTGTGTGTGAATCGTCGCGAAGCTGTAGTTTATGAGCAAATTGGCCTTCCGACCTTCGATACTTCGGGGAATTCCCTGATCTCTTTGCTGAGATAAGAACGAATGGATGCCGCCCCTTCCAGCGTGATCGCGGCACACACCGCGGATATCGAAGATGGCCGCCGACGATGGGAAAGCGCTTGAAGCCAGCGATGGAGCGATCGGGCTCACACTAGAAGCGCCAAGGTCACGAAGCTTGCCGCGACGAACATGAGTAATAGCTCACGAAGCCGAATTTGCGGTGGGACCTGCACGGCGATCTCGCCGAAGTCGCCGCGCTGGTCCCGCCGGATCAGCAGCGCCCGGCCATGGTGGTAGCCGACTAATTCAAGCGGACTTTCAGTTACC belongs to Bradyrhizobium icense and includes:
- a CDS encoding DUF736 domain-containing protein gives rise to the protein MANIGSFKKVGNDFQGEIVTLSVQAKGVRIVAEPNRTNENAPSHRVYVGRAEIGAAWSKRSEEGRDYLSLKLDDPSFNAPIYANLFEDEGEGHALLWSRPRKNGD
- a CDS encoding DUF2493 domain-containing protein, with protein sequence MTTDRNDLDFEPTHGSFPMDHVISELQLFGYRPFNDEPDPRPLPEGKMIAGAVADMFDALVATLSDTRLEPDLDDLLWSTVNLFHRATERIERELDDNEQAQRKSQREQDGSEIRSVELERLTAEGITLVERRNCMELFRDQSIEHFQVHTGSPWRPRSGSLVNHRKLTAAMIDSRDFLVAKHRAETEVLLPAGPKIALTGGLDFNDHHLIWDRLDKVHGKHPDMVLLHGGSPKGAELIAAKWATNRKVPQIAFKPDWTKHAKAAPFKRNDAMLEILPIGVMVFPGTGIQSNLADKAKRLGIPVWKFGDGGA
- a CDS encoding DUF7146 domain-containing protein; its protein translation is MPFDASELAHRLAREAEAVCRHYLSNGRRMGRYWLVGDVRNTPGRSMFVRLQKSPKGPAGKWTDAATGEHGDLLDIIRETCGFIEFRDVVDEATRFLKLPRPHPDLPTKPVGATVKAGSPEAARRLFAISRPIDGTLVEAYLRGRAIFELHYGASLRFHPRCYYRPDEDARTEIWPAMIARVTDLDGRITGAHRTWLNPEGFDPIRLGKAPIDTPRRAMGDLLGNAVRFGTANDVLVAGEGIETILSLRYALPTLPMAAALSANHLAAMLLPPTLRRLYIVRDADAAGHAATAALRQRSEAAGIVAIALSPRLGDFNDDLRTFGIHELRAAMRIQLAPQDVTRFLVMAENG
- a CDS encoding ArdC family protein, yielding MSRHNQVSQSSPSRTNFYDEITNRLIAELEAGCVPWVQPWGTAAAKAPLAMPYNAATHRRYSGINILILWSAVVERGFSGQSWLTFRQALSLGGHVRKGERGTTVVYADRFVPEEERKRAIEAADEAQAIPFLKRFTVFNTDQCDGLPAEVSTMAPLALLHMIEPQVEALISASGIDLRIGGNRAFYCPSEDYVQVPFPAAYFEPINWHRTALHELAHASGHFSRLNRDLSGSYGTKKYAFEEIIAEISGAFCCASLGIVPTVRHADYIGSWLEVLREDNRAIVRAASQASKVADYLLAFLPDLASSPAEEPAHCEAV
- a CDS encoding GMC oxidoreductase; its protein translation is MTLYAGIAFRYRTVDFDARAHVAADALDPVWPIDYAELRPYYEELERRMGVARLPGADPLEPPSDPAVLPPHEYSPQGLLIAKAGGRLGRLPFPTPLAINSLPYGGRPACHCCGPCNEHLCPTGARADARSPFIDVPLPPGALTVALGSKAVHIGLGNVSRADSVEWLDTVTSQRARVRARCVVLTGNAVQSAALLLRSAQSAAPNGIGNATGMVGSGISFKISGYVSGSTTLDRLPARSPGGPFSTVAMSDHYLDDEAPSGLGGMIYEASPAEQAVCDGTIALRLHFLAADQPMRKNTVRLANSRDRLGLQKIILEYWTHPLDKRRLGYLSRRASELLAEAGVKKVDYQDSNYQFGRGHLHGGCRAGVDPTESVVDRWGRVHDIDNLYVADGGFFPYSGGVNPTFTIQANALRIARRIATQLA
- a CDS encoding aminotransferase class III-fold pyridoxal phosphate-dependent enzyme, with protein sequence MSMNTPSGTLAATDAQKTALRRALRITASEKWDLNRRFPVVMSRASGAHVWDVNGKQYVDFTSCSGAAPLGAGYEPVLAHVATEMRRTGGILPGPLSVHRVELAERLAEIFPVAQRSVFFRTGSCATTAAVRLARAHTGVNLVLTSGYHGWHDWHLQDRPAMGLPRRDPDSVEFRYDLDLLEKVASAQRVAAVIITPEVNFFPAEYHRRLQTLVHQHGALLILDEVMTGFRYALGGYHTAVGLTPDLITLSKGLANGMALSAVAGRADVLNATEKTYLGNTYQREVTPFAAALSTLDALRDGTALARMRQVGEQLINGLNEVFVGQQVEAWAFAWPTMFDVMFADAELGHAFFQEMWSRGFLMQYGGRFMPSAALSDADVRAAIEAAGQALPAALARVDSTGSDPDPVAAAVRFAGDHFVATPDSVRLWFTAPSRP